Proteins encoded together in one Flavobacteriales bacterium window:
- a CDS encoding S8 family serine peptidase — MRIHPHLLILAGALLLTACRREPGTTPDDLQQDLVLVERAQPLPVPQGPPLDQEALDRAVIGILEARNDFRWDMVDLHTLWSATQYNDHSVSIGYQPANATGVDEQLHRIDIGSAEWRAVHDALLERILGLLNEGRRDPLDLRDILVEDDPVLPILTLRLTDARVLTMLANLRNVRYVEPLDYWPAVADRSTSGCSPSTAALNAADVSTISPNARLPWNFNNHGIPTAWNAAQGLGITVGVIDAGLSSAQGYVGAAFNDGESNVGRTFTASATLGTTAYTSCSHGTAMAGQAVGPRNSGGATTGVAYKSNLRFVRASEDVVLDKSSERTAVKNALLALGADPAVRVISMSIGTPFSYSVLSDGVNYAHGQGKLVFAAGGTSFSWTSWWGVIYPAAYSNCVAVTGVKENGSKCGSCHDGSQIDLTICMERSSNSSRNSLSLAPNGATPTYIGGSSSAAATAAGIAALVWSARPTATRDQVLTCLKSTAQFATGPSSSKGYGNINAAAAVNCALAL, encoded by the coding sequence ATGCGCATCCACCCACACCTCCTGATCCTCGCTGGCGCCCTGCTGCTCACCGCGTGCCGCCGCGAACCAGGCACCACCCCTGACGACCTGCAGCAAGACCTCGTTCTTGTCGAACGCGCGCAGCCGCTGCCTGTTCCGCAAGGCCCCCCGCTCGACCAGGAGGCCTTGGACCGGGCCGTCATCGGCATCCTGGAAGCGCGCAACGACTTCCGGTGGGACATGGTGGACCTGCACACGTTGTGGAGCGCCACTCAGTACAACGACCACAGCGTGAGCATCGGCTACCAGCCGGCGAACGCCACAGGCGTGGATGAGCAGCTCCACCGCATCGACATCGGCTCGGCCGAATGGCGCGCCGTGCACGATGCCTTGCTGGAACGGATCCTGGGCCTGTTGAACGAAGGCCGCCGCGACCCGCTCGACCTGCGCGACATCCTGGTGGAGGATGATCCCGTGCTTCCCATCCTCACCCTGCGGCTCACCGACGCCCGCGTGCTGACCATGCTGGCCAACCTGCGCAACGTGCGCTATGTGGAGCCGTTGGACTACTGGCCTGCGGTGGCCGACCGGAGCACCAGCGGCTGCAGCCCCAGCACCGCCGCGCTCAATGCCGCCGACGTCAGCACCATCAGCCCCAACGCTCGGTTGCCGTGGAACTTCAACAACCACGGCATCCCCACCGCGTGGAACGCCGCACAGGGCCTGGGCATCACTGTGGGTGTGATCGACGCCGGTCTCAGCTCGGCACAGGGATACGTCGGCGCCGCCTTCAACGATGGCGAGAGCAACGTGGGCCGCACGTTCACCGCATCGGCCACCCTGGGCACCACGGCCTACACCAGCTGCTCCCACGGCACGGCCATGGCCGGGCAGGCGGTGGGCCCGCGCAACAGCGGCGGAGCGACCACCGGCGTGGCCTACAAGAGCAACCTGCGCTTCGTGCGCGCCAGTGAGGACGTGGTGCTGGACAAGAGCAGCGAGCGCACGGCGGTGAAGAACGCCCTGCTGGCCCTGGGCGCCGACCCGGCCGTACGGGTGATCAGCATGAGCATCGGCACGCCGTTCAGCTACAGCGTGCTGAGCGATGGGGTCAACTATGCGCACGGCCAGGGCAAGCTCGTGTTCGCCGCAGGCGGCACGAGTTTCAGCTGGACCAGCTGGTGGGGCGTGATCTACCCGGCGGCCTACAGCAACTGCGTGGCGGTGACCGGGGTGAAGGAGAACGGAAGCAAATGCGGCAGCTGCCACGACGGATCGCAGATCGACCTCACCATCTGCATGGAGCGCAGCAGCAACAGCAGCCGCAACTCGCTCTCGCTGGCGCCCAACGGCGCCACCCCCACCTACATCGGTGGCAGCAGCAGCGCCGCGGCCACGGCCGCCGGCATCGCGGCGTTGGTGTGGAGCGCCAGGCCCACGGCCACGCGCGACCAGGTGCTCACCTGCCTGAAGAGCACGGCCCAGTTCGCCACCGGGCCCAGCAGCAGCAAGGGCTATGGCAACATCAACGCCGCTGCCGCAGTGAACTGCGCGCTGGCGCTCTGA
- a CDS encoding tetratricopeptide repeat protein: protein MRCTLLTISFAVPMALAAQDAADPFVDGLAALRHQEHRAAVDIFTGVIAQRPEHARAWYYRGLSREALGDRTGALHDLDRALMLEPGDLNIRLRRAEAYVKAERFEEAEGDLRAIREAAPEHAIGLHARYTWGQVLVARGDREGALAQYDELVRLAPTDAKAWCNRGLVRNTLGEHDAAVADLAHALSLDPTLVKAFGGRAQALIALGRTEEACADIIKARELGDASLDEMLIIHCL, encoded by the coding sequence ATGCGTTGCACCCTGCTTACCATCTCCTTCGCGGTCCCCATGGCCCTCGCCGCCCAAGATGCTGCCGACCCCTTCGTGGACGGGCTCGCCGCCTTACGGCACCAGGAGCACCGCGCCGCCGTGGACATCTTCACCGGGGTGATCGCCCAACGCCCGGAGCATGCCCGCGCGTGGTACTACCGCGGCCTGAGCCGCGAGGCCTTGGGCGACCGCACCGGAGCCCTGCACGACCTGGACCGCGCGCTGATGCTCGAGCCGGGCGACCTGAACATCCGGTTGCGACGTGCTGAGGCCTATGTGAAGGCCGAACGCTTCGAGGAGGCCGAAGGCGACCTGCGCGCGATCCGGGAGGCCGCACCGGAGCATGCCATCGGCCTTCATGCGAGGTACACGTGGGGGCAGGTGCTGGTGGCCCGTGGCGACCGCGAGGGGGCCCTGGCCCAATATGACGAGCTTGTCCGCCTGGCGCCCACCGACGCCAAGGCCTGGTGCAACAGAGGGCTGGTGCGCAACACTCTGGGCGAGCACGATGCGGCCGTGGCCGACCTGGCCCATGCCCTCTCCCTCGACCCCACGCTGGTGAAGGCCTTCGGAGGCCGGGCGCAGGCGCTGATCGCCCTGGGGCGCACCGAGGAAGCCTGCGCGGACATCATCAAGGCGCGTGAACTGGGCGACGCCTCGCTGGACGAGATGCTCATCATCCATTGCCTCTGA
- a CDS encoding AI-2E family transporter, whose product MERTNGALWTWPVQAVALLLLLVWGAPVFIPLLYALLLALVLHPMVAGLERRRWPRSLAIGTSLLLVLVLVGALLGLLAWQVGLFLDRLPASEGSLWERMDHWVHDLMERHREAWWYSLTTALPGRVPAVLGSLLNGLFGMAFNAFIIPVYTALLLYNRRHFVATLADTVPTDLAPRIPSILAKAVTTYARFISGMVRVYLIVGALNSLGFLLLGVPYAILFGLLTAIMTMIPYVGILFSSLLPIALAYTSSGSLWMPVGVIAVLGMVQYLEANLIFPKVVGERLGLSTLASLVVIFAGGALWGVAGMILLLPLVSLGVLVAEDVPALLPLKRWFGGTGA is encoded by the coding sequence ATGGAACGGACCAACGGCGCCTTGTGGACCTGGCCCGTGCAGGCCGTGGCGCTGCTGCTGCTGCTGGTGTGGGGCGCGCCGGTGTTCATCCCCCTCCTCTATGCCCTTCTGCTGGCCCTGGTGCTGCACCCCATGGTGGCCGGCCTGGAACGGCGCCGCTGGCCGCGGAGCCTGGCCATCGGCACCTCCCTGCTGCTGGTGCTCGTGCTGGTGGGCGCGCTGCTGGGGCTGCTCGCCTGGCAGGTGGGGTTGTTCCTCGACCGGCTTCCGGCCTCGGAAGGCAGCCTTTGGGAGCGGATGGACCACTGGGTGCACGACCTGATGGAACGGCATCGCGAAGCCTGGTGGTACTCCCTGACCACCGCGCTGCCAGGGCGGGTCCCTGCCGTGCTCGGCAGCCTCCTCAACGGGCTGTTCGGCATGGCGTTCAACGCCTTCATCATCCCGGTGTACACGGCCCTGCTGCTCTACAACCGCCGCCATTTCGTGGCCACGCTGGCCGACACCGTGCCCACCGACCTGGCACCGCGCATCCCGTCCATCCTGGCCAAGGCCGTCACCACCTACGCCCGCTTCATCAGCGGTATGGTGCGGGTGTACCTCATCGTCGGCGCGCTCAACAGCCTCGGCTTCCTGCTGCTCGGGGTGCCCTACGCCATCCTCTTCGGCCTGCTCACGGCCATCATGACCATGATCCCTTACGTCGGCATCCTGTTCAGTTCGCTGCTCCCCATCGCGCTGGCCTACACCTCCAGCGGATCGCTGTGGATGCCGGTGGGCGTGATCGCCGTGCTCGGCATGGTGCAGTACCTGGAGGCCAACCTCATCTTCCCCAAGGTGGTGGGCGAACGCCTGGGCCTGAGCACCCTGGCCAGCCTGGTGGTCATCTTCGCCGGAGGCGCGCTCTGGGGCGTGGCCGGCATGATCCTGCTGCTGCCCTTGGTGTCGCTCGGCGTGCTGGTGGCCGAGGATGTGCCCGCTTTGCTTCCGCTGAAGCGCTGGTTCGGCGGCACCGGTGCCTGA
- a CDS encoding DoxX family protein: MLLNSEPLGEDFGVLLLRVTAGGGMFWLHGWPELMHFSERMDSFADPFGIGSVISLVLIIFAEVLCSALVVLGLWTRAALIPLLIAMGVVVFMIDAGEPLKERELALFYLLSFTALLFTGSGRFSIDRIKFQ, encoded by the coding sequence ATGCTGCTGAACAGTGAACCCCTGGGTGAGGACTTCGGCGTGCTGCTGCTCCGCGTGACCGCTGGCGGCGGCATGTTCTGGCTGCACGGGTGGCCCGAGCTGATGCACTTCAGCGAGCGCATGGACAGCTTCGCGGACCCCTTCGGCATCGGCTCGGTGATCTCGCTGGTGCTGATCATCTTCGCCGAGGTGCTATGCTCGGCCCTCGTGGTGCTGGGCCTGTGGACGCGTGCGGCCCTCATCCCCCTGCTGATCGCCATGGGGGTGGTGGTGTTCATGATCGATGCGGGCGAGCCGTTGAAGGAGCGCGAGCTCGCGCTCTTCTACCTGCTGTCCTTCACCGCGCTGCTCTTCACCGGCAGCGGGCGGTTCAGCATCGATCGCATCAAGTTCCAGTAG
- a CDS encoding translation initiation factor IF-3 — MVKEDPHRINSRIYGVSEVRVVGENVEQGVYPFSVALKMAEDMGLDLVEISAAAVPPVCRITDYKKFLYDLKKKQKEIKAKQATVEMKEIRFGPNTDEHDLNFKTNHARKFLLEGHKVKAFVFFRGRTIVFKERGEILLLKFAQVLEDVGLVESMPKLEGKRMIMFLIPKKKK, encoded by the coding sequence GTGGTCAAGGAGGATCCCCACCGCATCAACTCCCGCATCTACGGTGTGAGCGAGGTGCGCGTGGTGGGCGAGAACGTGGAACAGGGCGTATACCCGTTCAGCGTGGCGCTCAAGATGGCGGAGGACATGGGTTTGGACCTCGTGGAGATCAGCGCAGCGGCGGTTCCGCCCGTGTGCCGGATCACCGACTACAAGAAGTTCCTGTACGACCTCAAGAAGAAGCAGAAGGAGATCAAGGCCAAACAGGCCACGGTCGAAATGAAGGAGATCCGCTTCGGGCCCAACACCGACGAGCACGATCTCAACTTCAAGACCAACCACGCCCGCAAGTTCCTGCTGGAAGGCCACAAGGTGAAGGCCTTCGTGTTCTTCCGAGGCCGCACCATCGTGTTCAAGGAGCGGGGCGAGATCCTACTGCTGAAGTTCGCCCAGGTACTGGAGGACGTGGGCCTGGTGGAGAGCATGCCCAAGCTGGAGGGCAAGCGCATGATCATGTTCCTGATCCCGAAGAAGAAGAAATAA
- a CDS encoding class I SAM-dependent methyltransferase encodes MRNALIRLHIHAKGLLLLLRPHVWLGWSTHPFRFAANTLALSAWIARQRKAPDVLNDFHTFKRVHAKREQLHEHVIRRSGLQDGAIDYLEFGVFDGRSFLWWLGQARHADSRFHGFDTFEGLPEQWGAFAKGDMAAGVPQLVDPRGRFHKGLFQDTLLPFLRTAPFTEGRRKVIHLDADLYSSTLFVLTALGPHLRAGDVLLFDEFNVPNHEFAALQAFQASWYVRTELLGAVNNYYQVALLVV; translated from the coding sequence ATGCGCAACGCCCTCATCCGGCTCCACATCCACGCCAAGGGGCTTCTGCTGCTCCTGCGGCCGCACGTGTGGTTGGGCTGGTCCACGCATCCCTTCCGGTTCGCGGCCAATACCCTGGCGCTCTCGGCCTGGATCGCTCGACAGCGCAAGGCCCCCGACGTGCTCAATGACTTCCACACCTTCAAGCGGGTGCATGCGAAGCGGGAACAGCTCCACGAGCATGTCATCCGGCGGTCCGGGCTGCAGGACGGGGCCATCGACTACCTGGAGTTCGGCGTGTTCGACGGGCGTTCGTTCCTCTGGTGGCTCGGCCAAGCCCGGCATGCCGACAGCCGCTTCCACGGCTTCGACACCTTCGAGGGCCTGCCCGAGCAGTGGGGTGCGTTCGCCAAGGGCGACATGGCCGCCGGCGTGCCCCAGCTCGTCGACCCGCGGGGGCGTTTCCACAAGGGCCTTTTTCAGGACACCCTGCTGCCCTTCCTGCGCACGGCCCCGTTCACCGAAGGCCGCCGCAAGGTCATCCACCTGGATGCCGACCTCTACTCCTCCACCCTCTTCGTGCTCACCGCGCTGGGTCCGCATCTGCGCGCCGGCGACGTGCTGCTGTTCGATGAGTTCAACGTGCCGAACCACGAGTTCGCCGCGCTGCAGGCGTTCCAGGCCTCGTGGTACGTCCGCACGGAATTGCTGGGCGCGGTGAACAACTACTATCAGGTGGCCCTGCTCGTGGTGTGA
- the thrS gene encoding threonine--tRNA ligase has translation MSINVTLPDGSVRSYDHGVSAMDVAKSISEGLARNVLAAKVNGEVRDALRPLPGDCTLHLLTWNDAEGKATMWHSSAHLMAEAIEALYPGTKFGIGPPIEHGFYYDIDLGERVIGEGDFAAIEAKMKELAAKKSVYQRKEVGKADAIAYFREKGDEYKLELLEGLNDGEITFYTQGGFTDLCRGPHIPDTSFIKAAKVTSVAGAYWRGDEKRKQLTRVYAITFPKQKELDEHLALLEEAKKRDHRKLGKELDLFTFSEKVGPGLPLWLPKGAALRERLVNFMKAAQEKSGYEQVATPHIAHKDLYVTSGHYEKYGKDSFKPIQTPHEGEEFFLKPMNCPHHCEIYKSRPRSYKDLPIRYAEFGTVYRYEQSGELHGLTRVRGFTQDDAHLFCRPDQVKEEFMKVIDLVLSVFKALDLTSYEAQISLRDREDRSKYIGSDENWTKAEQAIIDAAAEKGLKTVVEYGEAAFYGPKLDFMVKDALGRKWQLGTIQVDYNLPERFELEYVGADNQRHRPVMIHRAPFGSLERFVAVVIEHTAGRFPLWLTPEQAIVLPISDKYLDLARQVAGDLKDSDIRAAVDERSEKIGRKIRDAELAKLPFMLILGEKEAAEGTVSVREQGRGDLGAMGVRSFADLVNERVREQLGGL, from the coding sequence ATGAGCATCAACGTCACCCTTCCGGACGGTTCGGTCCGGAGCTACGACCACGGCGTGAGCGCCATGGACGTGGCGAAGAGCATCAGTGAAGGACTGGCCCGCAACGTGCTGGCCGCCAAAGTGAACGGCGAGGTGCGCGATGCCCTGCGCCCGCTGCCCGGCGACTGCACCCTGCATCTGCTCACTTGGAACGACGCGGAGGGCAAGGCCACGATGTGGCACAGCAGCGCGCACCTGATGGCCGAGGCCATCGAGGCGCTTTACCCGGGCACCAAGTTCGGCATCGGGCCGCCCATCGAGCACGGCTTCTACTACGACATCGACCTCGGTGAGCGCGTCATCGGCGAAGGCGACTTCGCGGCCATCGAGGCCAAGATGAAGGAGCTGGCGGCCAAGAAGAGCGTGTACCAGCGCAAGGAGGTGGGCAAGGCCGACGCCATCGCCTACTTCCGGGAGAAGGGTGATGAGTATAAGCTGGAGCTGCTGGAGGGCCTGAACGATGGCGAGATCACCTTCTACACGCAGGGTGGTTTCACCGACCTGTGCCGCGGCCCGCACATCCCGGACACCTCCTTCATCAAGGCCGCCAAGGTGACGAGCGTGGCCGGTGCCTACTGGCGCGGCGACGAAAAGCGCAAGCAGCTCACGCGGGTGTATGCCATCACCTTCCCCAAGCAGAAGGAGCTCGATGAGCACCTGGCCCTGCTGGAAGAAGCCAAGAAGCGCGACCACCGCAAGCTGGGCAAGGAACTGGATCTGTTCACCTTCAGTGAGAAGGTGGGCCCCGGGCTGCCCTTGTGGCTGCCCAAGGGTGCGGCCCTGCGCGAGCGGCTGGTGAACTTCATGAAAGCCGCCCAGGAGAAGAGCGGCTACGAGCAGGTGGCCACCCCGCACATCGCCCACAAGGACCTGTACGTCACCAGCGGGCACTACGAGAAGTACGGCAAGGACAGCTTCAAGCCGATCCAGACCCCGCACGAGGGCGAGGAGTTCTTCCTGAAGCCGATGAACTGCCCGCACCACTGCGAGATCTACAAGAGCCGTCCGCGCAGTTACAAGGACCTGCCGATCCGCTACGCCGAGTTCGGCACGGTGTACCGCTACGAGCAGAGCGGCGAGCTGCATGGCCTCACGCGGGTGCGCGGCTTCACCCAGGACGACGCCCACCTTTTCTGCCGGCCGGACCAGGTGAAGGAGGAGTTCATGAAGGTCATCGACCTGGTGCTTTCGGTGTTCAAGGCCCTGGACCTCACCAGCTACGAGGCGCAGATCAGCCTGCGCGACAGGGAGGACCGCAGCAAGTACATCGGTTCGGACGAGAACTGGACGAAGGCCGAGCAGGCCATCATCGACGCGGCGGCCGAGAAGGGATTGAAGACCGTAGTGGAGTACGGCGAGGCCGCCTTCTACGGCCCCAAGCTGGACTTCATGGTGAAGGACGCCCTGGGCCGCAAGTGGCAGCTAGGCACCATCCAGGTGGACTACAACCTGCCGGAACGCTTCGAGCTGGAGTACGTGGGCGCCGACAACCAGCGGCACCGGCCGGTGATGATCCACCGGGCACCCTTCGGCAGCCTGGAGCGCTTCGTGGCGGTGGTGATCGAGCACACCGCCGGGCGCTTCCCGCTGTGGCTCACCCCCGAGCAGGCCATCGTGCTGCCCATCAGCGACAAGTACCTCGACCTGGCGCGGCAAGTCGCTGGGGATCTGAAAGATTCCGATATTCGCGCCGCCGTTGACGAGCGTAGCGAGAAGATCGGCCGCAAGATCCGCGATGCGGAGCTGGCCAAACTGCCGTTCATGCTCATCCTCGGTGAAAAGGAAGCCGCCGAAGGCACCGTATCCGTAAGGGAACAAGGCCGGGGCGACCTGGGCGCCATGGGCGTCCGGTCCTTCGCCGACCTGGTGAACGAACGGGTGCGGGAGCAGCTCGGCGGCTTGTGA
- the rpmI gene encoding 50S ribosomal protein L35, with protein MPKMKTKSGAKKRFKLTGTGKVKRKHAFHNHILTKKHKKRKRNLAKMALVHKRDEKNILELLK; from the coding sequence ATGCCCAAGATGAAGACCAAGTCCGGCGCCAAGAAGCGGTTCAAGCTCACCGGCACCGGCAAGGTGAAACGCAAGCACGCGTTCCACAACCACATCCTTACGAAGAAGCACAAGAAACGCAAGCGCAACCTCGCCAAGATGGCCCTGGTGCACAAGCGTGACGAGAAGAACATCCTCGAACTGCTCAAGTAA
- a CDS encoding 2OG-Fe(II) oxygenase has protein sequence MEFIDMDRLRARTDEIRTAFRSQRPYHWTMFEGFFKPDKAEEVYNSYPAIGEGTWDGTTYIDQKNKFSKTVFEPGSVMDRAFKELNSPELLAWLEEISGIEGLEGDDKLFGGGLHQSITGAFLNVHVDYNFHPDTKHHRRLNVLVYMNKDWKDEYEGHLELWDLTGSDKRLLGKVAPLFNRCAMFETNEISFHGHPRPLRTPPGVNRKSLATYYYTATRPEGEIAEEHNTVYVNTEGVGGQVKRFSSGIKAFLERINKA, from the coding sequence ATGGAATTCATCGACATGGACCGGCTGCGGGCCCGCACCGACGAGATCCGCACCGCGTTCCGCTCGCAACGTCCCTACCACTGGACCATGTTCGAGGGCTTCTTCAAGCCCGACAAGGCCGAGGAGGTGTACAACAGCTACCCTGCCATCGGCGAGGGCACCTGGGACGGCACCACGTACATCGACCAGAAGAACAAGTTCAGCAAGACGGTGTTCGAGCCGGGCAGTGTGATGGACCGGGCCTTCAAGGAGCTCAACAGCCCGGAACTGCTGGCCTGGTTGGAGGAGATCAGTGGCATTGAAGGGCTGGAAGGCGACGACAAGCTCTTCGGAGGCGGTCTGCACCAGAGCATCACCGGCGCCTTCCTCAACGTGCATGTGGACTACAACTTCCATCCGGACACCAAGCACCACCGGCGGCTGAACGTGCTGGTGTACATGAACAAGGACTGGAAGGACGAGTACGAGGGGCATCTGGAACTGTGGGACCTCACCGGCAGCGACAAGCGGTTGCTTGGCAAGGTGGCGCCGCTGTTCAACCGGTGCGCCATGTTCGAGACCAACGAGATCAGCTTCCACGGGCATCCCCGTCCACTGCGGACCCCGCCCGGCGTGAACCGCAAAAGCCTCGCCACCTACTATTACACGGCCACCCGGCCCGAAGGTGAGATCGCCGAAGAGCACAACACGGTGTATGTGAACACCGAAGGCGTGGGCGGGCAGGTGAAGCGCTTCAGCAGTGGGATCAAAGCCTTCCTGGAACGGATCAACAAGGCGTGA
- a CDS encoding DUF3667 domain-containing protein: protein MTDRPEERRGTCANCGHQATDAFCSSCGQRTGARRIDGHYLVHELQHGVLHVDRGILYTLRELFTRPGHSIREFLDGKRVRHFKPLAFVVITAGVYSFLSTLITPNLLADLPGGDRMPPQALALLDWFNAHYALLELTTLPLIAGASWFFFRKAGRTYPEHLVINCFLAGQRYVVSLIQFPVIAVLGVKGALLMAPFIMLAYAGLYVWGTMQLFQGKAGRFILLRAVLAAGVGYLLVVVVGMAIAVLWVTRAGGGMP, encoded by the coding sequence ATGACCGATCGGCCCGAGGAACGGCGTGGCACCTGCGCCAACTGCGGACACCAGGCGACCGACGCGTTCTGTTCCTCCTGCGGGCAGCGCACGGGAGCGCGAAGGATCGACGGGCACTACCTGGTGCACGAGCTTCAGCACGGGGTGCTCCATGTCGACCGGGGCATCCTGTACACCCTGCGCGAGCTGTTCACCCGGCCCGGGCACAGCATCCGGGAGTTCCTGGACGGGAAGCGGGTCCGCCACTTCAAGCCGCTGGCCTTCGTGGTCATCACCGCCGGGGTGTACAGCTTCCTCTCCACGCTCATCACCCCGAACCTCCTGGCCGACCTTCCCGGCGGGGACCGGATGCCGCCGCAGGCGCTGGCGCTGTTGGACTGGTTCAATGCGCACTACGCGCTGCTGGAACTGACCACCCTGCCGTTGATCGCGGGCGCCTCGTGGTTCTTCTTCCGCAAGGCCGGCCGCACCTACCCCGAGCACCTGGTGATCAACTGCTTCCTCGCCGGGCAGCGGTACGTGGTGAGCCTGATCCAATTCCCCGTGATCGCCGTCCTCGGCGTGAAAGGCGCGCTGCTCATGGCGCCGTTCATCATGCTGGCCTACGCCGGGCTGTACGTCTGGGGCACCATGCAGCTCTTCCAGGGCAAGGCCGGGCGCTTCATCCTGCTGCGTGCGGTCCTGGCCGCGGGCGTCGGCTACCTGCTGGTGGTGGTGGTGGGCATGGCCATCGCCGTCCTGTGGGTGACCCGCGCGGGTGGGGGCATGCCCTGA
- a CDS encoding aminotransferase class I/II-fold pyridoxal phosphate-dependent enzyme translates to MNDIFDKIRKDLGPIGRHAKDSHGYFSFPKLEGELGAHMTFRGKPVLVWSLNNYLGLANHPEVRHVDAEAAAQWGMAYPMGARMMSGQTKYHEQLEDELSDFMGKEDTFLLNYGYQGCMSAIEALLSRHDVLVYDSECHACMIDGARLHMGKRFVYQHNDMASLDNMLEKAAKVTKETGGGILVMTEGVFGMAGDQGKLKEIVERKAKYNFRLFVDDAHGFGMMGRDGRGTADAQGVQEGVDIYFGTFAKAMATIGAFVSGPEDVIMYLRYNMRSQTFAKSLPMPIVIGALKRLEMIRTRPEFSEKLWTITRALQSGLREAGLDIGVTNSCVTPVLMKGSIPEATNVVLDLRENHGIFCSIVVYPVVPKDVILLRLIPTAVHSMQDVERTIASFREVKKKLELGAYRGEKVADMKV, encoded by the coding sequence ATGAACGACATCTTCGATAAGATCCGCAAGGACCTCGGACCCATCGGTCGCCACGCCAAGGACAGCCACGGCTACTTCAGTTTCCCGAAGCTGGAGGGCGAGCTGGGGGCGCACATGACCTTCCGCGGCAAGCCCGTGCTGGTGTGGAGCCTGAACAACTACCTGGGCCTGGCCAACCACCCGGAGGTCCGCCATGTGGACGCCGAAGCGGCGGCGCAATGGGGCATGGCCTACCCGATGGGCGCCCGTATGATGAGCGGCCAGACCAAGTACCATGAGCAGCTGGAGGATGAGCTGAGCGACTTCATGGGCAAGGAGGACACCTTCCTGCTCAACTACGGATACCAGGGCTGCATGAGCGCCATCGAGGCGCTGCTGAGCCGCCATGATGTGCTGGTGTACGACAGCGAATGCCACGCCTGCATGATCGACGGCGCGCGCCTGCACATGGGCAAGCGCTTCGTGTACCAGCACAACGACATGGCCAGCTTGGACAACATGCTGGAGAAGGCGGCCAAGGTGACCAAGGAGACCGGCGGCGGCATCCTGGTGATGACCGAGGGCGTGTTCGGCATGGCCGGCGACCAGGGCAAGCTGAAGGAGATCGTGGAGCGCAAGGCGAAGTACAACTTCCGCCTCTTCGTGGACGATGCCCATGGCTTCGGCATGATGGGCCGCGATGGCCGCGGCACGGCCGATGCCCAGGGCGTGCAGGAGGGCGTGGACATCTACTTCGGCACCTTCGCCAAGGCCATGGCCACCATCGGCGCCTTCGTGAGCGGGCCCGAGGACGTGATCATGTACCTGCGCTACAACATGCGCAGCCAGACCTTCGCCAAGAGCCTGCCCATGCCGATCGTGATCGGAGCGCTGAAGCGCCTGGAGATGATCCGCACACGGCCGGAGTTCAGCGAGAAGCTCTGGACCATCACCAGGGCGCTCCAGAGCGGCCTGCGCGAGGCCGGGCTCGATATCGGTGTCACCAACAGCTGCGTCACCCCGGTGCTGATGAAAGGCAGCATCCCCGAGGCCACCAACGTGGTGCTCGACCTGCGTGAGAACCACGGCATCTTCTGCAGCATCGTGGTGTATCCCGTGGTGCCGAAGGACGTGATCCTGCTGCGCCTGATCCCGACGGCCGTGCACAGCATGCAGGACGTGGAGCGCACCATCGCCAGTTTCCGGGAGGTGAAGAAGAAGCTGGAATTGGGCGCGTACCGCGGCGAGAAGGTGGCCGACATGAAGGTCTGA
- the rplT gene encoding 50S ribosomal protein L20, giving the protein MPRSKNKVASRAKRKKILKLAKGSFGRRKNVYTVAKNSVEKGLTHAYSGRRIKKRDFRALWIQRINAACRLNGTSYSVFMAGLKKANIDLDRKALAEIAYSDADAFKAIVQKVK; this is encoded by the coding sequence ATGCCCCGCAGTAAGAACAAGGTCGCCAGCCGCGCCAAGCGCAAGAAGATCCTCAAGCTGGCCAAAGGCAGCTTCGGCCGCCGCAAGAACGTCTATACCGTCGCCAAGAACAGCGTGGAGAAGGGCCTCACCCACGCCTACTCCGGCCGACGCATCAAGAAGCGCGACTTCCGCGCCCTCTGGATCCAACGCATCAACGCGGCGTGCCGCCTCAACGGCACCAGCTACAGTGTCTTCATGGCCGGTCTGAAGAAGGCCAACATCGACCTGGACCGCAAGGCCCTGGCCGAGATCGCCTACAGCGACGCCGACGCCTTCAAGGCCATCGTGCAGAAGGTGAAGTGA